A window of the Vanessa cardui chromosome 25, ilVanCard2.1, whole genome shotgun sequence genome harbors these coding sequences:
- the LOC124540399 gene encoding ubiquitin-conjugating enzyme E2 H produces MSSPSAGKRRMDTDVIKLIESKHEVTILGGLNEFCVKFFGPPGTPYEGGVWRVRVHLPDHYPFKSPSIGFMNKVYHPNIDEVSGTVCLDVINQAWTALYDLSNIFESFLPQLLTYPNPIDPLNGDAAAMYLHKPEEYKKKVSDYVRRFATEEALLEKDAITGAGAGARANGAASDTESSMSEFSDDEAHDMEL; encoded by the exons ATGTCGTCACCGAGCGCTGGGAAACGTCGGATGGACACGGACGTCATAAAACT TATCGAAAGTAAACATGAGGTAACGATACTCGGGGGTCTGAATGAGTTCTGCGTGAAATTCTTCGGACCTCCCGGCA CTCCATACGAAGGTGGCGTGTGGCGCGTTCGCGTTCACTTGCCCGACCACTACCCATTCAAGTCACCGTCCATCGGCTTTATGAACAAAGTCTACCACCCCAACATCGATGAAGTTTCCGGCACTGTATGTCTGGATGTCATCAACCAAGCTTGGACAGCTCTTTACG atttgtcaaatatttttgagtCGTTCCTACCGCAGCTACTGACGTATCCGAACCCCATCGATCCCCTGAATGGTGACGCGGCCGCCATGTACCTCCATAAACCAGAGGAGTACAAAAAGAAGGTCTCGG ACTACGTGCGGCGCTTCGCCACGGAGGAGGCGCTACTGGAGAAGGACGCCATCACGGGCGCGGGTGCGGGCGCGCGGGCCAACGGCGCCGCCTCCGACACGGAGTCTTCCATGTCGGAGTTCAGCGACGACGAGGCGCACGACATGGAGTTATAA
- the LOC124540546 gene encoding carbonyl reductase [NADPH] 1-like: MSSKLAVVTGANKGIGFAIVRGLCKRFDGVVYLTSRDEKRGAEAVAALQKEGLNPKYHQLDITDPKSLTVFHDYVKTKYGNIDILVNNAAIAFKSNAPDPVAVQAEETLRVNYFSVVSACEILFPLLRNGARVVNISSSCGHLSCIPSEKLRQRFQDPNLTIPELSDLMRQYVEAAKQGTHAAEWGNSSYVVSKVGLTALTKIQQRLLNDKDIKVNAVHPGYVDTDMSSHKGPLSIDEGAQAPLFLALDAADSVRGEYVWCDKRIVSWSGSKPSENY, translated from the exons atgaGCTCAAAGTTAGCTGTTGTTACCGGAGCGAACAAAGGGATCGGTTTCGCGATAGTTCGAGGTCTCTGCAAACGTTTCGACGGCGTAGTTTATTTGACATCGCGTGATGAGAAACGCGGCGCTGAAGCCGTCGCTGCTCTCCAGAAAGAAGGACTAAACCCAAAGTACCATCAACTCGACATCACAGACCCTAAAAGCTTAACAGTATTTCACGATTATGTGAAGACAAAGTATGGTAACATagatattttagttaataatgCTGCTATTGCCTTTAAAAGCAACGCCCCAGACCCAGTAGCGGTTCAAGCCGAAGAAACCTTGAGAGTCAATTACTTCTCAGTTGTTTCGGCTTGTGAAATATTGTTTCCATTACTTCGCAATGGTGCTAGAGTTGTGAATATATCTAGTTCCTGTGGGCATTTAAGCTGTATTCCTAGCGAAAAACTAAGGCAACGATTCCAAGACCCTAATTTGACTATACCAGAACTATCAGACCTAATGCGTCAGTATGTAGAGGCAGCTAAACAAGGCACTCATGCCGCTGAATGGGGAAATTCATCATATGTTGTATCCAAGGTTGGATTAACAGCATTGACTAAGATACAACAGAGGCTTCTTAATGATAAAG ATATTAAAGTGAATGCTGTACATCCTGGCTATGTGGACACTGATATGTCATCCCATAAAGGTCCATTATCCATAGACGAGGGTGCACAGGCACCACTGTTTTTAGCATTGGATGCTGCCGATTCAGTCAGAGGTGAATATGTTTGGTGCGACAAACGGATAGTCAGCTGGTCAGGATCAAAGCCAAGCGAGAATTATTAA